The genomic window TTCTCATTGACCGGCTCCTGCGGTTTGGGAATGGAGATCGTGACCAGCCTGAAGTCTCGTCCGACCTCTTTCTTTAACGCGCCAAGATGCATGAGCAGGTCATTGCGCGTGAGCGTCTTTCGATTGCGAAGTTCCCCCTCTGTGTCAATAATAGTTGGACACTTTACCCCATATAGTTTAGTGTAGGGCGTAAAGGAGAAAAACTATGAAAAACAGGAGTACAATAAGTTTGAAGACAAATAACACGCCAGGGGAAACGGAAGGAGCCCGTAGGGCGACTGGAGTTTCCCCTGGCGGCGCAATTCAAAGCGATCATTTTCCTGACCCTGAGGTAACCGAGAAGGCTGTTCGGAGGAAATTCACCGCGAAATACAAACTCCGCATCCTTCAAGAGGCGGAAGTCTGTGCCACACAGGGTCAAATGGGGGCGCTTTTACGCCGTGAAGGACTCTATTCGTCCAACCTCACTACATGGCGTCGTCAACAGAAGAAAGGCGCCCTGGAAACGCTTTCCCCAAAACATCGCGGCCCAAAGGCGAAAAATATCACTCCCTCCGATCGTCGTATTGCTGAACTGGAAAAGGAAAACTGTCAGCTGAAAGAGAAACTCAAACAGGCAGAAACCATTATTGACGTCCAAAAAAAACTCTCGGAAATACTTCGGATACCGCTCGATCCAACCGGAGAGAAAATATGATGCGTGCCGCTGAATCTCTTGCTCAACAGGTGCGTATCAAAAAGGCCTGCAAGGCGCTGGGTATCCCAAGAGCGACTTACTATTACTACCAGAAAGGGAAACATGACCTCGTGGGAAAAAGAGGTTATTCGACTCCTCCACTGGCATTATCTGAGCAAGAACAGCAAGCGGTACTTGATATCTTACATAGTGAACGCTTTATGGATAAGGCCCCGCATGAGATTTATGCAACGTTGCTTGATGAAGGAACCTACCTGTGCTCCACAAGAACCATGTACCGGATCCTTGAAAAACATGGTGAAGTGCATGAAAGAAGAAACCTGGTGCTCAGACCCCATTACCAGAAACCGGAGCTCCTGGCAACGGCCTCCAATCAGGTATGGTCATGGGATATTACAAAACTCAAGGGGCCTGCAAAGTGGACATATTTCTATCTCTATGTCATTCTCGACATCTTCAGCCGTTATGTCGTCGGATGGATGGTTGCATACCGTGAACTGGCCGCATTGGCGCAACGACTTATCGTGGATAGCTGTCAAAAACAGACTATCAGGCCTGAACAACTGGTAATCCACGCTGATCGTGGATCAAGTATGACATCCAAGCCTGTGGCGTTTCTTCTGTCTGATCTGGGAATAACAAAAAGTCATTCTCGTCCTTACGTCAGTAACGACAACCCTTATTCGGAGGCACAGTTTAAAACCCTCAAGTACAGGCCGGATTTCCCGGATACTTTCGGCTCAATTGAGGATGCCAGGGTCTTCTGTAAGAGCTTCTTCACCTGGTACAATACAGAACATCGTCATTCCGGCATCGGTCTCTTGAAACCAGAAGACGTCCACTATGGACGTACGCATCAAATTGTGAAAGAATGAAGTCTTGTCTTAAAAACCGCCTTTGAAAATCACCCTGAACGATTCAAAGAAATTCCCCCTAAACCATCAAGTGCGCCTGTGGCTGCTTGGATTAATAAACCAAAAACGGAATTTACTCTGTGATTAGGTAACTATTCAGCGAAAATATTTTAGAATTTAGTTGACAGTCAACATGAGAAAAGGGGGCCGTAGAATTGGTTGGTAGAATAAATGGCTGTGGAGGATGCCACTGTAGCCCATCGGAGGTTTTTGCAAAGAGAGGTGTGGGGTATGTTCGGCCAGAGAATTACAGAGTTTTGTAGGGCGGTAGAGGGTGAAAAAAATGGGTGAAAAAGCCTGTGGTATAATAGCCGCAGGAGATGATTTCAGGCTATTAATACCGGTGCCATCCATTGACGATAGAGAATATAGATATAGATGCAACGCTGCGGAAAGTAGAAAAGCTGCTTTCAGAGGAAAAATGTCTGTCGCCTGCCATAAGGTCAATGATAGAGTTGTTGGTGTTAGTGATAACGCTGCTGGTAGGACGTCTGAACCGGAACAGTCGCAACAGTAGTAAGCCGCCCGCAAGCGATCCGAATCGCACGAGAAAGAGCAGGGCGAAAGGAGAGAGGAAGGCAGGTGGGCAAGAGGGTCATGATGGAGTAACGCTGAAAAAGGTAGCCAATCCTGATAAGGTGGAAGTAATAAAAGTAGACCGGAGGAAGTATCCGAGCGGCAAATACAGGTTGATCGGTTATGAGTTGCGTCAGGTGTTTGATATGAAGATTTCAAGGGTGGTAACGGAGTATCGGGCAGAGATAGTTGAGGATGCGGAGGGAAGTAGGTTTGTAGCGTCATTTCCGGAAGGGGTGACAAAGGCAGTGCAGTATGGGCCGGATTTGAAAGCGCACGCAGTATATATGTCACAGTATCAATTGATACCCTATAAGAGGATCCAGGAGTATTTTGAGGAGCAGATGGGGATACCGCTGAGCGAAGGCTCTCTTTACAACTTTAACAAGGATGCCTACGAATCTCTGGAAGCCTTCGAGGGGAAAACCAAGGAAGAACTTGTCAAATCAGAGGTATTGCAGGCAGATGAAACGAGCATCAACAAGAACGGAGACAGGTATTGGCTGCATAGTGCATCCAATAGTTTGTGGACACACTTTTTCCCTCACGAAAGACGTGGGACGGAAGCGATGGATAGTATCGGGATACTGCCCCAGTTTCGGGGGATTCTTTGTCACGACCATTTGAAGGCGTATTACACCTACACCCGCTGTACACATGCGCTCTGTAATGCACACCATCTGAGGGAATTGGAAGGGGTGTGGGAAGAGGATAAGAAGCAACCGTGGGCGAAAGAGATGAAAGCCCTGCTCGAAGAGATAAACCGTGCGGTAAAGGATGCGGGGGGTTTGTTGGAAAACGGCGAGTCTGAGAAATACCGGCAAAGGTACCGGGGGATATTACAAAACGCAGAAGCTGAAAGCCCGCCCCCTGATGAAACGAACCGCAAGGGGAAAAGAGGGCGGGTAAAAAGGACAAAAGCACGGAATCTCCTGGAACGATTACGGGAGTATGAGGGTGATGTGCTCAGATTTATGGACAATAAAAACGTCCCCTTCACGAATAACCTGGCCGAAAACGATATCAGGATGACGAAGGTTCAGCAGAAGATATCGGGCTGTTTTCGTTCTCTGGACGGAGCGAAGATCTTCTGCCTCATCCGTAGTTATCTCTCGACTTGTCGAAAACAAGGGGTAAATTTAAGTCAGGCATTACGGATGGTATTTCGCGGCAAATTGCCTGATTTTGCCAGCTCGTAACGATAGGGGGCGATATTACGCTGAATAGTTACGTGATTAGAGTCTAAATTATTTTTCAAAGTGTCTAATTTCCATTGACATATTCCGGAATATCTTCGCCTAAAAATCCTGACCTGTATGCTTCCGGAGATATAAAGAAGCAAATTTCACCCACTCGTTTCCACGATGACCCAAAAAGGGAAGGACTTAAACTTTTGCCAATTATTCTGGACAAAACCTGGTTTTTTACTTTCTTTTTTTAAATAAATTGATTATTCCTTCTTGTACATAACTTGATAAGTCATTAAGGCTTTTAATGTTTTTTAGTTGATAATAAATTATTTTAGGCCTAAGATAAAATTCTTTAAATGCTTTTTTTTGAGCATCAAGAATTTCTTCAGCAGTAAGATTTGAATGTTTGCTTACGGGCTTACCTTTTAAATTATATTGATTCCAATCCGTAGTCAAAACAAGATTATAATTCAGAGAATAATCCCAAAGCCTTGAACCTGGGAAGGGTGTTACCGTAGTAAAGCCCGCAGTATGTAACTTTAGACTTTTTGCAAAGTTTATTGTGTCGCGCATTGTTTCTTTCGTTTCACCAGGCAAACCAAACATAAAAAAACCATGTGGTTCTATTCCAACCTTATGCGTAAGACCAACAACTTGTCTAATATCCTCCTTTTTCAATTCTTTAAATTGGGACAGAATCTGTTCGTTTCCAGACTCTATACCATAAAATATAGATTTGCAACCAGCTTTCTTCATCCATGTTAAAAGTTCTAAATTAACTTCGTTAATCCTAGCATTGCAGTTCCACGTTATTTTTAATTTTTTTTCTACAATTCCTTTACATATATCTATCAGCCTTCTTCTGTGGAGAGTGGCTATTGAATCTCTAAAAGAAATAAAATTAACGCCAAAATTATTATTTAAATACTCAATTTCATTTATCACATTTTCAGCACTTCGATATCGATACTTCCTACCCCAATTCCTAGTTACAGAACAAAAAGAACAATCATACGGGCATCCACGGCTGGTAATAATAGAAGCAAATTTCCCCTTCTTACCCCAATGTGGTGGAGGATTGTAATCTTTAAAATTTGGTAACAAATGATATGCTGGAAATGGTATATTATTTAGTTCGTCGTATTTAGTTCTGCTATTAGTTTTAACAATAGTACCATTTGATTTAAAAACTATCCCACCTATATTGTTAAGGTCATTTCTCTTTTTTTCAAAATTTTCGCATATTTCCAACATGCTAAATTCGCCCTCACCTAATACTGCAATATCAATATCCCTTGAGTTAAGAGCTTCGTCATGCATTGCTGTAACATGCGGTCCACCCATTACAATTGCCGTTTCATGGTTTATTTGTTTTATTACTTTAGCAACTGCATAAGCATCGTTAGCACTGGGTGTTGTGGCAGAAATTCCTACTATATCGGGCATAAAATCTATTATCGTTTTTTTGATTTCGTCTAGGCTTTTGCAAAAATTTAGAGCATCCAAGATTTTCACGTTATACCTATACTTTTCCAGTACACTTGCAATATATAGCAACCCTAATGGGTGTACCTGAAATTTTGGAACTTCTACATGTCCAGTCGACAGACCCTGCGGAGGACTTAGTAACAAAATTTTTGTTTTTTTCATAAAACACCCTTTCTCTCATTTACATTAACAGACCTAGTATTATAACAAATTAATTACGAAACATAGTGCCTTGACAGCTTTTGATCAGCATCTTGCCGTGTAAACTTCCAATCTATTGTTGATTTGGCCTGGTTGCGTCGGTCAGTCCACGCAGCGACTTCCGACCGAAGGGTTTGTTCGTTTGGTATTCGGCACCCAGTACACTGCCGATCCATGATGCCGATTTCAATTTCAGCCATATTAAGCCAACTGGCATGCTTGGGAGTATAATGAAATTCTACTCGTTCCAACATCTGGGTTGCTTCTTCAACACCCAATATTTCTTCAAAACTACTGCGAAAATGAGTATTAAGATTGTCCAACACCAGATGAATCTTGAGCGCCCTTACATAGACTTTTTTTACCAAATGGCCGATGAACTGGACAAAATCTCTCTTGGTACGACGGGTTGTCACTTCAACCTGTCTACAACCACCCTTAGGTTCAACTGCCATGAAAATATTACGGGTGCCGGCACGTTTATACTCGCAGTCCTCTTTGACAGGATTGCCCGGACTGGCAGGAATTGGGAGGCGCGGTTGTTCCAAAAGCTGCTTACTCTTCTCGTCTACGCAAATCACTGGCTCGTCCTCACAATAAGACCTCGTGTAGAGTTCCAGCAAATCATACATCCTTTGGCGGTATTCCTCAGTCAATTTACCAATACACCACATCAATTTCCGCCACGGCTTACAGTCGTTTTTTTTAGAAAGAGACGGATACTTTCACGACTAATCTTTCTAAGTTTTAGCTGTTGCCTTATTGCTTCAGTCAACAGGGCGATTGTCCAGCGCCTGGCACCCTTCGGTGGTGCACTACATGCCAAAGCTACGACTTCGGCTTGTTGGTTGGTTCCGTATTTTACCGGCTGACCGGGTCTGACAACATCGTGAAGTGCATAATCCAAGCCCTTCTCAAGATATGCAGAGCGTGTCCGCCAAATGGCAGTGCGGCCAACACCCAGAACAGACAGAATATGTTTTTCAGGCACATTTTGGTCTAAAGCCGATAATATATGCGCACGATTGACTTCTCTTGTCATGTGCTGCCCCTTGGAGCGAAATGACTTCAAGGCTGCTCGTTCTTCCTCGGTAAGTTGAATTTTTGCTTGTCTC from Candidatus Brocadia sp. includes these protein-coding regions:
- a CDS encoding IS66 family transposase; amino-acid sequence: MTIENIDIDATLRKVEKLLSEEKCLSPAIRSMIELLVLVITLLVGRLNRNSRNSSKPPASDPNRTRKSRAKGERKAGGQEGHDGVTLKKVANPDKVEVIKVDRRKYPSGKYRLIGYELRQVFDMKISRVVTEYRAEIVEDAEGSRFVASFPEGVTKAVQYGPDLKAHAVYMSQYQLIPYKRIQEYFEEQMGIPLSEGSLYNFNKDAYESLEAFEGKTKEELVKSEVLQADETSINKNGDRYWLHSASNSLWTHFFPHERRGTEAMDSIGILPQFRGILCHDHLKAYYTYTRCTHALCNAHHLRELEGVWEEDKKQPWAKEMKALLEEINRAVKDAGGLLENGESEKYRQRYRGILQNAEAESPPPDETNRKGKRGRVKRTKARNLLERLREYEGDVLRFMDNKNVPFTNNLAENDIRMTKVQQKISGCFRSLDGAKIFCLIRSYLSTCRKQGVNLSQALRMVFRGKLPDFASS
- a CDS encoding B12-binding domain-containing radical SAM protein; amino-acid sequence: MKKTKILLLSPPQGLSTGHVEVPKFQVHPLGLLYIASVLEKYRYNVKILDALNFCKSLDEIKKTIIDFMPDIVGISATTPSANDAYAVAKVIKQINHETAIVMGGPHVTAMHDEALNSRDIDIAVLGEGEFSMLEICENFEKKRNDLNNIGGIVFKSNGTIVKTNSRTKYDELNNIPFPAYHLLPNFKDYNPPPHWGKKGKFASIITSRGCPYDCSFCSVTRNWGRKYRYRSAENVINEIEYLNNNFGVNFISFRDSIATLHRRRLIDICKGIVEKKLKITWNCNARINEVNLELLTWMKKAGCKSIFYGIESGNEQILSQFKELKKEDIRQVVGLTHKVGIEPHGFFMFGLPGETKETMRDTINFAKSLKLHTAGFTTVTPFPGSRLWDYSLNYNLVLTTDWNQYNLKGKPVSKHSNLTAEEILDAQKKAFKEFYLRPKIIYYQLKNIKSLNDLSSYVQEGIINLFKKRK